DNA from Paludisphaera mucosa:
GGACGAGATCGGCAAGCCCGCCGTCGAGGCGATGGCCGGCGACGTCATCCCCACGCTCGACGCCCTGCGGTGGACGGTCAAGAACGGCGGCGCCGCGCTGGCCGACGAACGCCTGGGCCCCTCGTGGCAGCGCTTCCTGCTGACGCCGACCGGACGCCTGCGCTGGAGGCCGCTGGGCGTCGTGGGCATGATCGGCACCTGGAACTACCCGTTGTTCCTCAACGCCGGGCCGATGGCCCAGGCGCTCGCGGCCGGATGCGGGGTCGTCTGGAAGCCTTCCGAGCTTGCGATCGCATCGGCCGCCAGGCTCCAGGCGAGCCTGCTCGAGGCCGGCACGCCGGAGGGCCTCGTCGGGATCGTCCAGGGGGGCGGCGACGTCGGCCGGGCCTTGCTCGAATCGCCGATCGCCAAGATGGTCTTCACGGGCGGCGTCGAGACGGGCCGCAGAGCCCTCGAGACCGTCGCGGCCCGGGGCGTCTCGGCCGTGATCGAGCTGTCCGGCTTCGACCCCGCCGTCGTGCTCCCCGGGGCCGACGTCGAGAGCACGGCGCGGAGCCTGCTCTGGGCCGCCTTCGTCGGCTGCGGCCAGACGTGCGTCGCCGTCAAACGGATCCTCGTGGTCGGCGATCCCGCCCCCCTGGCGCGTGCGCTCGCCGAGGCGACCGGTCGACTTCGGGTCGGTGATCCCGCGCGTCCCGGTATCGACGTCGGCCCGATGATCCACGATCAGGCCCGCTCGCGGCTCGATCGGACCATCCGCGCGACCGTCGAGGCGGGCGCCGAGATCCTCGCCGGCGGCCGGCCGATCGAGGGTCCGGGTTGCTTCTACGCGCCGACGCTGCTGATGGCGCGCTCGCCCGAGCCGGAGCGCGTCCTGGAAGGGGCGTTCGGCCCGGTCTTGCTGATCCGAGGCTTCGCCGACGTCGATCGGGCGGTGGAGGCCGCGAACGCCAGCCGCATGGCCCTGGCGGCGAGCGTCTGGGGGGCGGACCGCAAGGCCGCGCGGGCGGTCGCCGAGCGGATCGTCGCCGGCATGGTCTGCGTCAACGAGGCGGTGACCCCCACGGCTTCGGCGGCCGCCCCGTTCGGCGGCTTCAAGGCCAGTGGTTTCGGCCGCACCCACGGTCTGCTCGGGCTTCGCGAGTTCGTCGCCCCCCAAGTCGTTTTCGAGCGTCGAGCGGGTGGGTTCCGCCCGCAGCTCTTCCCATACAAGCCGTCGGGAGTGGTCGACGGCTACCTGGAATTTTACCGACGCCTGTTCCACCCTCGCGCCTAGAATGAGCACGGGAGAACTCTTGCCATGCGTACGCGAACGATTCTCACGGCGACGATCGGACTGATGGCCCTGCTCGCGATCGCGGCGACTTTTCGGCCCGCACGCGTGTCCCCGGCCGGCCAGCCGATCCTGGAGAAACCGAAGATCATGCCGACCGAAAACCAAGCCCCGGCGGCCGAGGTCCCCCAGACCGAGGAGGAGTGGCGAAAGAAGCTCACTCCCGAGCAGTATCACGTGGTGCGCGAGAAGGGCACGGAGCGGGCCTTCACGGGCAAGTACTGGAACCACAAGGAAGACGGCGTCTACCGCTGCGTCGGCTGCGGCGAACCCCTTTTCGACTCGGCGGCGAAGTTCGACTCCGGATGCGGCTGGCCGAGCTTCTACCAGCCCGTCGACGACGGCAAGGAAGTCAAGGAAGAGGTCGACGACAGCCTGTTCATGCGCCGCACCGAAGTCCTCTGCCGAAAGTGCAACGCCCACCTGGGCCACGTCTTCGACGACGGTCCCAACCCGACCGGTCTTCGCTACTGTATCAATTCGGCGTCGATCGACTTCGAGAAGCGCGGGGCGAAATCGGGCGATTCCGGCCCGGCCGACCCGAAAAAGCCGTAAGACCGCGTCGTCGCATGGGAGGTTTCTCTTTCTTCGACTTGTTCAGTCGTTTCACAGGCGGTACATTTTCAGTAGAAACTGTCCAACCTGACGAAGCGGTGACAATCGTGGAAATGACACCTGCCGCGCAGAAATTCGTGCTCCACTGGGGCGAGATGGGCCAGGCGTGGGGGATCAACCGCACGATGGCCCAGGTCCACGCCCTCCTGTTCATCGCACCTTCGGCTCTCGACGCGGAGGAGATCAGCACGCTCCTCGACGTCAGTCGGTCGAACGTCTCCACGAGTCTCCGCGAGCTGATCACCTGGGGCGTGGTGCGCCGGGTGCACATCATCGGCGATCGCCGCGACCGCTTCGAAGCGCTCAAGGACGTGATGGACACGTTCCGGGTCATCATGGCCGAGCGCCGTCGTCGCGAGATGGACCCGACGATCAGCCTCCTCGAACACTGCATCGAGGAGGCCAAGGTCGGCGGCGAGGCCGAGGCCTACACCCGCGAGCAACTCGAGAAGATGCTGGCGTTCACGCGGATGGTGACCGACTGGTACGGCCAGATCGAGAACCTCCCTACACCCGCCATGCTCCGCCTGTTCAAGGGCGGGACGTTGATCGCCAAGCTCTTCTCGCGTCGCGGCAAGGCCGGCAAGGTCGGCTTCGACGCCTCCGATTCGGCCGGTGAGGCCGACGAGTTCGCGGAGGAGGCGTCCGAGCAATAACTTCGAGCCCAGGCTCAGGGCGTATCCGCCCTGGGCGCGCCGGGCTTGTCGGCGTCTCGCACCGGCGCCTTCTGCTGGGCCTCGACCTTCGGCTCGGCGGACTTCTCCGCCCCGGGAGGCGGCAAGGGCGGGGCCTCCAACTTCTTCTTGGTGGCCGCCTTGGCGTCGGCCTGTTCCTTCTTCTTGTTGCTGAGCGCCTCGGCGAATGCCAGCGAGGCGTCCTCGCCAAGATAGCCGTCGATCAGGCCCTGGAGTTCGTCGAACTGGGCCTGGAGATGCCGCGTCAGGACCGTCGTCTTGGTGGACTCGTAAGAGAGTTTCGTGGCCTCCTCCTTGAGCTTCTTGAGGGCGTCGCCGAACGATGCAGGGGCCGGCAGCCGCTCGTACTGTTTGAGTAGCTCCTGGAGCCCGGACCAGTCCTCCCCCTCCAGACGCGACTGCATCAGGCGTTCGAGCCTGCCCCGCATGGCGACCTGGTCGACGATCCCGTCGCGGAGGGCGTCGAGCTGAACCTGGTATCTCGAGGCCAGCGGCAGCGGGTCGACGGCGATCTCGCGTTCCTCGACGCTCTCGCCCGGCATGATCGGGAACTCGGCGAGCGGTTCGGAATCGCCGGCCAGCAGGCGTAGCTTGACGACCGAGCGGGTCGGGCCGGGCTCGACGAGGATCCGGCCCGAGCGGTCCGTCATGCCGACGTTGCGGACTGGCCCGTCGGGTGCGGGCCGCTCGGTGAGCGTGTAGCCGGCCGCCGGGGCCTTGGTCGTCTTGTCGACGAACCGTAGGTGGAGCGCCGAATCGCCCGCCTTGATCCCGAGCGCCGCCAGCGTGTTGGGCCGGGAGATCCGCTGCGACAGGGGGTCGCGGAACGCGCTCAGGATCGCGCACCGCGCGATCGAGCCTTCGATGGATTCGGCCGCAAGGTAAGTGAAGGCGATCCGGGTGATGCGAACGGTTTCCTCCTTCGTCGTGACGAGTCGGATGGGGATGAACGTCGTCCCCTTGGCGACCACGGCCCCGAGTTCGCTGGCCGCCGTGATGGCCGCGCCCTGAACCTTCAGCAGGGCCCGGCCGCCTTCCTGGCCGACGATGAGCGCCGACGGGCTGAAGAGGTCGATCGTGAAGAGGAAGAAGGTGCGCGGCGCGTCCATCGGCGAGAGGGCCTGGCGGCGCTGGAGCGGCCCCAGCCAGCGGGTAGCCGCGTCGTACTCCCTCCCCGAGAAGACGAGTGCGTCGTCGTCCCGGTCGACGTCGACCCAGATGAGCCAGGCCTTGTCGAACGAGGGGTCGAAACCGGCGAGGTCCTCGGCCTTCAGGCGTTCCAGCCCTTCCCCGACCAGCGGGCTCGGCGTCTCGGCGAGCTGAACCGACCACGCGGGGCCCACGAACCGCCGGACCATCTCCGACCATCGCGCGACCAGTTCGTCGCGCCGGCCCGCATCGAGTCGCGCGGCGGAAGCCGAGGCGAGGTGGATCGCGATCCTGTAGGGCCGATTTTCGAGCGGCGGCGGGGTCTCCTGAGTTCGTCCGACTCCGGACGTCGCGAGCAGAAGCGCCAGGAAGGCTACTCGCTCGACCACGGGTCTTTGGCGATCCACGGCGCGATCTCCCAGTTTTCCAGGCCTTGATAGAGGCGGTCGGCCGACTCGGCGGGACCTTTCAGTCGCGACCGCCAGGCGTAGTGGTCGCCGAGCTGCCAGAGCGGGATGACCGGCAGCTCGTCGCGAAGCTCTCGATCGATCTGCGTGGCCAGCCCCCGCGCCGTGGGCCATTCGGCCGCCTGTTCGAGCTGTAGCAGGAGCTGCAGGATCCGCGGGCTGGCGGCCGAGGCCAGGGCGTTCGCCGACGGGGGCGCGTCATAGCCCGGGCAGATCATCAGCCCGGCGTCGAGGACGGGCTCGTCGCATCGCAGGACGCGGTAGGCCATCTCGAACTTCCGCCCGGCCCGCAGCTCGGACTCCAGTCGGGATTGCGGGACCTCGACGGGGACGACCTCGATGCGGGCCAGGCGAAACGCCTCCACGAGCCGGGGGACGACGGCCTCGACCTCGGCGACCGCGGGATATTCGAGCTTGAGCTTGATCGCGTCGGCCTTGATCTCGCCCTTGGCGAGCGAGGCGAGCGCCACGGCCAGGACGGGGTTGTATTCCAGCGGCTTGACCCCAGCCGCGTCGGCGTTGCCGCCCCGAGGGAAGACGCCGTCCGCGGGGAAGTCGGGATCGGCGGGCGGGCGTTTGAGGATGGTCTCTTCGAGCAAGAGTTTCCGATCCACGGCGTACGAGATCGCGCGCCGGAGCGTCCGATTGCGGAGGGCCGGCGATCGGCCGTCGAGCGCCAGCACGTGCACGGCGGGCTGCGCGAACTTGCCCACCCCGACGCCCGACGTCGCGGCCAGTTTGGCCGCCTGATCGGGAGGAACGTGGCCGAGAAGGCTGACGTCGCCTCGCAGGAACGCGGCCAGCGCCGCGGCCGGGCGATCGTAACGGACCTCGCGAATCCGACGAACCTTGCCCCCCGCCGCGCCGCCCGAGGCGTCGGCCGCGGCCCGCAGGTCGGTCGATTGGGGCGACGAGTCGAAGCACACGAAA
Protein-coding regions in this window:
- a CDS encoding aldehyde dehydrogenase family protein, coding for MATALDESLITRNPATGAEIGRVAATSPDAVAAVVERSTRAQASWAEAPWRERRALVDRWRRILSRDAREWAELIRDEIGKPAVEAMAGDVIPTLDALRWTVKNGGAALADERLGPSWQRFLLTPTGRLRWRPLGVVGMIGTWNYPLFLNAGPMAQALAAGCGVVWKPSELAIASAARLQASLLEAGTPEGLVGIVQGGGDVGRALLESPIAKMVFTGGVETGRRALETVAARGVSAVIELSGFDPAVVLPGADVESTARSLLWAAFVGCGQTCVAVKRILVVGDPAPLARALAEATGRLRVGDPARPGIDVGPMIHDQARSRLDRTIRATVEAGAEILAGGRPIEGPGCFYAPTLLMARSPEPERVLEGAFGPVLLIRGFADVDRAVEAANASRMALAASVWGADRKAARAVAERIVAGMVCVNEAVTPTASAAAPFGGFKASGFGRTHGLLGLREFVAPQVVFERRAGGFRPQLFPYKPSGVVDGYLEFYRRLFHPRA
- the msrB gene encoding peptide-methionine (R)-S-oxide reductase MsrB; its protein translation is MPTENQAPAAEVPQTEEEWRKKLTPEQYHVVREKGTERAFTGKYWNHKEDGVYRCVGCGEPLFDSAAKFDSGCGWPSFYQPVDDGKEVKEEVDDSLFMRRTEVLCRKCNAHLGHVFDDGPNPTGLRYCINSASIDFEKRGAKSGDSGPADPKKP
- a CDS encoding GbsR/MarR family transcriptional regulator, which codes for MTPAAQKFVLHWGEMGQAWGINRTMAQVHALLFIAPSALDAEEISTLLDVSRSNVSTSLRELITWGVVRRVHIIGDRRDRFEALKDVMDTFRVIMAERRRREMDPTISLLEHCIEEAKVGGEAEAYTREQLEKMLAFTRMVTDWYGQIENLPTPAMLRLFKGGTLIAKLFSRRGKAGKVGFDASDSAGEADEFAEEASEQ